In Blastopirellula sediminis, the following proteins share a genomic window:
- a CDS encoding PSP1 domain-containing protein yields MADYVVRYGSMRLLGVFSARAKDEFQRDESVIVRTKRGLENGTVLCAATDQAVAMLPDPTRGHILRGMTAEDESEITHLRNNSSREFELCRKFVEQLQLDMQLVDIEHLFGGERIVIYYLAENRVDFRDLVKLLAAEFHTRIEMRQIGVRDEAKLLADYGDCGKPVCCNTHLSEMPPVSMKMAKLQKATLDPTKISGRCGRLKCCLRYEYDTYEELQRELPPIGADVVTRDGRGKVINQEILAGQVLLRMEDNRTILVDAGEVLSVVKAAPPQAKKRRKPDRGENTSQNRSNESSPDDDASAGE; encoded by the coding sequence TGATTACGTAGTCCGTTACGGGTCGATGCGTCTGTTAGGCGTATTTTCGGCACGAGCGAAAGACGAGTTTCAAAGAGACGAGTCGGTCATCGTGCGGACCAAGCGCGGCCTGGAGAACGGAACGGTGTTGTGCGCTGCGACCGACCAAGCGGTCGCGATGCTCCCCGATCCGACTCGCGGCCACATCCTTCGCGGGATGACTGCGGAAGACGAAAGCGAAATCACGCATTTGCGGAACAACTCGTCGCGCGAATTCGAGTTGTGCCGCAAGTTCGTGGAGCAATTGCAGCTCGACATGCAACTGGTCGACATCGAGCACTTGTTCGGCGGAGAACGGATCGTCATTTATTACCTGGCCGAAAACCGGGTCGACTTCCGTGATCTGGTGAAGTTGCTCGCCGCCGAGTTCCATACGCGGATCGAGATGCGGCAAATCGGCGTTCGCGACGAAGCGAAACTGCTGGCCGACTACGGCGACTGCGGCAAACCGGTTTGCTGCAACACGCACTTGTCGGAGATGCCGCCGGTCTCGATGAAGATGGCCAAGCTGCAGAAGGCGACGCTCGATCCGACCAAGATCAGCGGACGCTGCGGGCGACTGAAGTGCTGTCTCCGCTACGAATACGATACGTACGAAGAACTGCAGCGCGAGCTGCCGCCGATCGGCGCCGACGTCGTGACGCGCGACGGACGAGGAAAAGTGATCAATCAAGAGATCCTGGCCGGTCAGGTTCTCTTGCGAATGGAAGATAATCGCACGATTCTGGTCGACGCCGGCGAAGTTTTGTCGGTGGTCAAAGCGGCCCCGCCGCAGGCGAAAAAACGCCGAAAACCAGACCGAGGCGAAAATACATCCCAAAATAGAAGTAACGAGTCGTCTCCGGACGATGATGCATCGGCGGGCGAATAG
- a CDS encoding Minf_1886 family protein, with product MTDETYSDFMRMLKDDPRFKLEAYQFVREALSFGQNYFELNDEDEEDDDLALDEEEMILDDDEFDDEDDDPEWQEQERHLTGQMLCEAIRNFAQQQYGLMAKTVLNSWGVETTSHFGDIVYNLIDIGMMKKSPQDRREDFDGVYDFEDAFVRDFRIEVTEESSPR from the coding sequence ATGACTGACGAAACCTATTCCGACTTTATGCGGATGCTGAAAGATGATCCGCGATTTAAGCTGGAAGCGTACCAGTTTGTGCGCGAAGCGCTCTCCTTCGGCCAAAACTACTTCGAGCTGAATGACGAGGATGAGGAAGACGACGATCTCGCCCTCGACGAAGAGGAAATGATCCTCGACGACGACGAGTTCGACGATGAGGATGACGATCCGGAGTGGCAGGAACAGGAACGTCACCTGACCGGGCAGATGCTGTGCGAAGCGATCCGCAACTTCGCCCAACAGCAGTACGGCCTGATGGCCAAGACGGTCCTCAACAGCTGGGGCGTCGAGACTACCAGCCACTTCGGCGACATCGTCTACAACCTAATCGACATCGGCATGATGAAGAAGTCGCCGCAAGATCGCCGCGAAGATTTTGACGGCGTCTACGACTTTGAGGACGCATTCGTCCGTGATTTCCGGATCGAAGTTACCGAGGAATCTTCCCCGCGATGA
- a CDS encoding co-chaperone GroES produces the protein MKIVPLGDNLVVKRLDAEETTAGGIVLPNSAQEKPKQGRVLSVGDGRLLSDGKRAGHDVKEGDRVLFSSWAGTEIKIGDQELLIMSEAEILAVLE, from the coding sequence ATGAAGATCGTTCCCCTTGGTGACAACCTCGTGGTGAAACGTCTCGACGCCGAAGAGACGACCGCCGGCGGCATCGTGCTTCCCAACTCCGCTCAAGAGAAGCCCAAACAAGGACGCGTCCTCAGCGTCGGCGACGGGCGACTGCTGTCCGACGGCAAGCGGGCCGGGCACGACGTCAAGGAAGGGGATCGGGTCTTGTTCTCCTCGTGGGCAGGAACCGAAATCAAGATCGGAGATCAAGAGTTGTTGATCATGAGCGAGGCTGAGATTCTCGCCGTGCTCGAATAA
- a CDS encoding prenyltransferase/squalene oxidase repeat-containing protein — protein MLALFSLRRGLAIAALVAFCSPILAADDDRAAYDKAITSAINYLAGQQNEDGSFGEASPIGVTGLCTAGILSHGRTADDPVAKKALTYLESQIKEDGGIYAEGSTHKNYETSLAVLAFAAGNKDGRYDKLLAGTDKFLKGIQWDASEDKEESDTFYGGAGYGGHKRPDLSNTAFMMEALKATGTGPEDEAMKKALIFVSRCQNLESEHNTSEFPAKNPDGGFYYTIAAGGNSQAGETPNGGLRSYGSMTYAGLKSMIYAGVDKDDPRVKAASEWLGKHYTLHENPGLGQQGLFYYYLTAAKALDAFGEEEFGTADGAKHPWRAELRKELLGRQQKDGSWVNETTRWMEGSPVLVTGYTLLAMEYVQPEAGK, from the coding sequence ATGCTTGCTCTTTTCTCACTCCGTCGAGGACTGGCCATCGCTGCGCTAGTCGCGTTCTGCTCGCCGATCCTGGCTGCTGACGACGACCGCGCCGCCTACGACAAAGCGATCACTTCGGCCATTAACTATCTAGCCGGACAACAAAACGAAGATGGTTCGTTCGGCGAAGCGTCCCCAATCGGCGTGACCGGGCTTTGCACGGCCGGCATTCTTTCGCATGGCCGCACCGCCGACGATCCGGTCGCGAAGAAGGCCCTCACCTATTTGGAATCCCAGATCAAGGAAGATGGCGGCATCTACGCTGAAGGGAGCACCCACAAGAACTACGAAACGTCGTTGGCCGTTCTGGCGTTCGCCGCCGGAAACAAAGATGGCCGCTACGACAAACTGCTGGCCGGTACCGACAAGTTCCTGAAAGGGATCCAGTGGGACGCCAGCGAAGACAAAGAAGAATCGGATACTTTCTACGGCGGCGCCGGTTACGGCGGTCACAAACGTCCTGACCTGTCGAACACCGCATTCATGATGGAAGCGCTCAAAGCGACCGGCACTGGTCCAGAAGACGAAGCGATGAAGAAGGCGCTGATCTTCGTTTCGCGCTGCCAGAACCTCGAATCGGAACACAACACGTCGGAATTCCCGGCCAAGAACCCGGACGGCGGTTTCTATTACACCATCGCCGCCGGCGGCAATAGCCAAGCGGGCGAAACCCCCAACGGCGGTCTGCGGAGCTACGGCTCGATGACCTATGCCGGTCTGAAGAGCATGATCTATGCTGGCGTCGACAAAGATGACCCGCGCGTCAAAGCCGCTTCCGAGTGGCTCGGCAAGCATTACACCCTGCACGAAAACCCGGGCTTGGGCCAGCAAGGCTTGTTCTACTATTACTTGACCGCCGCCAAAGCGCTGGACGCTTTTGGCGAAGAAGAGTTCGGCACTGCCGACGGCGCCAAGCATCCGTGGCGCGCCGAGTTGCGAAAGGAACTCCTCGGACGACAACAAAAGGACGGCAGCTGGGTCAACGAAACGACCCGCTGGATGGAAGGAAGCCCGGTGTTGGTTACCGGTTACACCTTGCTGGCGATGGAGTACGTCCAGCCGGAAGCGGGCAAGTAA
- a CDS encoding TNT domain-containing protein — protein sequence MRYLSPAKRLSLALLLLVLLSACDRQAVVDSKWTNPNGSIRWPPDEGFAGKPADVEIAAGVQLERWGYPGGTFVSNLGVPPADLSLAPGTLKKPHYVYRVLKPLPALEGKAAPWFGQPGGGVQYDLVKSVEHWLEQGFLEVETLTSDVEQIVTTLEEAAAAEIISLEGGLPNEAHCLEQLADGTWSTYYSERGRRTGIKTFATEEEARDDLYSKLRNE from the coding sequence ATGCGCTACCTCTCGCCCGCCAAGCGTCTTTCGCTCGCTCTACTCCTTCTCGTTTTGCTTTCGGCTTGCGATCGCCAGGCGGTCGTTGATTCGAAGTGGACCAATCCCAACGGCAGCATCCGCTGGCCGCCGGACGAAGGTTTTGCAGGGAAGCCGGCCGATGTGGAAATCGCCGCCGGTGTGCAACTTGAGCGATGGGGCTATCCCGGCGGCACGTTCGTTTCCAACCTTGGCGTTCCTCCGGCTGATCTTTCGCTCGCGCCGGGGACGCTCAAGAAACCGCACTACGTTTATCGCGTTCTCAAACCGCTGCCGGCGCTCGAAGGAAAAGCGGCGCCTTGGTTCGGTCAACCTGGCGGCGGCGTCCAGTACGATTTGGTGAAGTCGGTCGAACATTGGCTGGAGCAAGGATTTCTGGAAGTGGAGACGCTCACGAGCGACGTCGAACAGATCGTCACGACTCTGGAAGAAGCGGCCGCCGCCGAAATCATTTCGCTCGAAGGAGGTTTGCCCAACGAAGCGCATTGTCTCGAGCAACTCGCCGACGGCACATGGAGCACCTACTACAGCGAGCGAGGCCGACGAACCGGAATCAAAACGTTTGCGACGGAGGAAGAAGCCCGCGATGATCTGTATTCCAAGTTAAGAAATGAATGA
- a CDS encoding PstS family phosphate ABC transporter substrate-binding protein, whose product MTRRSTLLWIALITFCAGQTAVAQTQVDPNLPKYKPQQGISGTISSMGSDTMNNLMALWAKRFNDFYPNVKIEIEGKGSSTAPAALTEGRATFGPMSRPMTKAEIDKFEKRHQYKPTQLGTSIDMLAVYVHNNNPILGLSFEDLDGIFSSTRKSGSADLRTWGQVGLGGNLAKERISLYGRSASSGTYGYFKEKALFKGDYRDSVQEQPGSAAVIQAVANDPVGIGYSGVGFKNPGVRTVPISKDGGPFIAPTLENVSKYPLTRFLLIGVNYNGKQLDPLQREFIKFIYSQEGQAEVVKDGYLPLSAVQAKRQLSLVKITFEDY is encoded by the coding sequence ATGACTCGTCGCTCGACTTTGCTGTGGATCGCTCTCATCACTTTCTGCGCAGGGCAAACCGCCGTCGCCCAGACGCAGGTCGATCCGAACTTGCCGAAGTACAAACCCCAACAGGGAATCTCCGGCACGATCAGCAGCATGGGGTCGGACACCATGAACAACTTGATGGCGCTCTGGGCGAAGCGTTTTAACGACTTTTACCCCAACGTCAAAATTGAGATCGAAGGGAAGGGATCGTCGACCGCGCCCGCCGCGTTAACCGAAGGAAGAGCGACCTTCGGACCGATGAGCCGCCCGATGACGAAGGCCGAAATCGACAAGTTTGAAAAACGTCATCAGTACAAACCGACGCAGCTCGGCACGTCGATCGACATGCTCGCGGTCTACGTCCACAACAACAATCCAATCTTAGGCCTCTCCTTCGAAGATTTGGACGGAATCTTTTCGAGCACCCGCAAGAGCGGCTCAGCCGATCTCCGCACTTGGGGCCAAGTGGGGTTGGGCGGTAATCTGGCCAAAGAGCGAATCAGTTTGTACGGACGGAGCGCGTCTTCCGGGACCTACGGCTATTTCAAAGAGAAGGCGCTCTTCAAAGGGGACTATCGCGATTCCGTCCAGGAACAACCAGGGAGCGCCGCCGTCATTCAAGCGGTCGCCAACGATCCGGTCGGCATCGGCTATAGCGGCGTCGGTTTCAAAAACCCCGGCGTTCGCACCGTCCCCATTTCCAAAGACGGCGGTCCCTTCATCGCACCGACGCTGGAAAACGTCAGCAAGTATCCGCTCACCCGGTTCTTATTGATCGGCGTCAATTACAACGGCAAACAACTCGATCCGCTCCAACGCGAGTTCATCAAGTTCATCTACAGCCAGGAAGGTCAGGCCGAAGTCGTCAAAGATGGCTATCTGCCCCTCAGCGCCGTCCAGGCGAAGCGGCAGTTGTCGCTGGTAAAGATCACGTTTGAGGATTACTAA
- a CDS encoding SLC13 family permease yields the protein MEPAAWFTLGVVFVAFVAIVKNWSPPDLAFLAATALLALAGIITPADAFDGFSNAGMLTVAFLFVVAAGLRETGVLDFVGQRLLNGAQTEQSVLGRLAAIVIPASAFLNNTPIVAMFLPITLDWCRRRTVAPSKILIPLSFLTILGGTCTLIGTSTNLVIQGLMIKDGMPGMGLFEIGMVGLPYAVVGTIYLMTIGRYLLPERVETMEQFGESRREYLVEMKVPADSRLTGKSVEEAGLRHLPGLFLIEIDRGGDIVAPVDPQEKLRAEDRLVFTGVVSSVVQLQQIAGLAPVDKAADLSARELTKRQMCEVVVSANSRLVGRSIRDADFRAAYGAAVLAVHRAGRRIEQKVGDIVLQPGDTLLLQTPSHFARAHRNDPAFYLVSDVQQWRPLRRHRAWIAIPLFVSLIVVMTTGWISTNIAAALVAAGMVYAGCISAGEARRSIEWQVLITIAAAFGIGVAMEKSGAALAIAELLVHATEGAGPIVALAAVYITVSILTELITNNAVAVLMFPVCLKIAELSDASPRPFLMALALAASASFMTPIGYQTNMLVYGPGGYRFADFMKVGAPLNILLGIIAVILIPLIWPF from the coding sequence GTGGAACCTGCCGCCTGGTTTACGTTGGGAGTCGTCTTCGTCGCGTTTGTCGCGATCGTGAAGAATTGGTCTCCTCCAGACCTCGCGTTTCTGGCGGCGACCGCATTGTTGGCGCTCGCTGGAATCATCACGCCGGCCGACGCGTTCGACGGGTTTTCTAACGCCGGGATGCTGACGGTCGCGTTCTTGTTCGTCGTCGCCGCCGGATTGCGTGAAACCGGCGTCCTCGACTTTGTCGGCCAGCGGTTATTGAACGGGGCCCAAACCGAACAAAGCGTCCTTGGTCGATTGGCGGCGATTGTGATTCCCGCTTCCGCATTTCTGAACAACACGCCGATCGTCGCGATGTTTTTGCCGATCACGCTTGATTGGTGCCGTCGCCGGACCGTCGCTCCGTCGAAGATTCTGATTCCCCTGTCGTTTCTGACGATTCTCGGCGGGACCTGCACGTTGATCGGCACGTCGACCAACCTCGTGATCCAGGGGCTGATGATCAAAGACGGCATGCCGGGGATGGGACTGTTCGAGATCGGGATGGTCGGGCTTCCGTATGCGGTGGTTGGGACAATCTATCTGATGACGATCGGCCGCTATCTGTTGCCGGAGCGCGTTGAAACGATGGAGCAGTTCGGCGAATCGCGGCGCGAGTACCTGGTCGAGATGAAAGTGCCGGCCGATAGTCGCTTGACCGGCAAGTCGGTCGAAGAAGCGGGGCTCCGTCATTTGCCGGGGCTCTTTTTGATCGAAATCGATCGCGGCGGCGATATCGTTGCGCCGGTCGATCCGCAAGAGAAATTGCGGGCCGAAGATCGCTTGGTCTTTACCGGCGTCGTGTCGAGCGTCGTTCAGCTTCAGCAAATCGCCGGTCTTGCGCCGGTCGACAAAGCGGCTGATCTGTCGGCCCGCGAATTGACCAAACGGCAGATGTGCGAAGTCGTCGTCTCCGCCAACTCGCGCCTTGTCGGCCGCAGCATTCGCGACGCCGACTTCCGCGCGGCGTACGGCGCCGCGGTCTTGGCGGTGCATCGAGCCGGTCGCCGTATCGAACAAAAGGTAGGCGACATTGTTCTGCAGCCAGGCGATACGCTCCTGTTGCAAACGCCGTCGCACTTTGCCCGCGCCCATCGCAACGACCCCGCGTTTTACCTGGTGAGCGACGTCCAGCAGTGGCGACCGTTGCGTCGACATCGCGCCTGGATTGCGATTCCGCTCTTCGTCAGTCTGATCGTGGTGATGACGACCGGGTGGATCTCGACGAACATCGCCGCGGCGCTGGTCGCCGCCGGGATGGTTTACGCCGGATGCATCTCGGCCGGTGAAGCGCGGCGCAGTATTGAATGGCAAGTGCTGATCACCATCGCCGCGGCGTTTGGGATCGGAGTCGCGATGGAGAAGTCTGGCGCCGCGCTGGCGATTGCGGAACTGCTCGTTCACGCGACCGAAGGCGCTGGTCCGATTGTTGCGCTGGCGGCGGTATACATCACCGTTTCGATCCTGACCGAACTGATCACCAACAACGCGGTCGCTGTGCTGATGTTTCCGGTCTGCTTGAAGATCGCCGAGTTGAGCGACGCTTCGCCCCGCCCATTTCTGATGGCATTGGCGCTGGCGGCGTCAGCCAGCTTTATGACGCCGATCGGCTATCAGACCAACATGCTGGTCTACGGTCCCGGCGGCTATCGCTTCGCCGACTTTATGAAAGTCGGCGCCCCGCTGAATATCTTGCTGGGGATCATCGCCGTGATTCTGATCCCACTGATCTGGCCCTTTTAA
- a CDS encoding metallophosphoesterase family protein, which translates to MIAILSDIHGNLEALEAVLADAENQRATRFICLGDVIGYGPDPIACLRHAQRFDVTLTGDWEWGVISPDPQHWLPNLFRRITLLRETILAEPDGERLLTWIAGRSDSHRCDSCLFVHGSPASCRDYLFPEDIYNSQKMDRFSQLADGVCINGHTHLGGVFDRSTSGEWEFASSESLEEKAIPLQSPMILNVGSVGQPRDGDPRALYVLMDKGTFRFRRVEYDYGLTASKLRDGGDDMDGDRLACGR; encoded by the coding sequence ATGATTGCCATTCTCAGCGACATTCACGGCAATCTGGAAGCGTTGGAGGCGGTGTTGGCGGATGCCGAAAACCAAAGGGCGACGCGCTTCATTTGTTTGGGGGATGTTATTGGCTATGGTCCTGATCCAATTGCTTGCCTGCGCCATGCCCAGCGGTTTGATGTGACGCTCACCGGCGACTGGGAATGGGGCGTAATCTCGCCTGATCCTCAGCATTGGCTGCCGAACCTCTTTCGGCGGATAACGCTGCTCCGCGAAACGATTCTCGCGGAACCGGACGGCGAGCGACTACTCACCTGGATCGCTGGCCGAAGCGATTCGCATCGTTGCGACTCCTGCTTATTTGTTCATGGCTCTCCCGCGAGTTGTCGCGACTACCTCTTCCCAGAAGACATTTACAATAGCCAAAAAATGGATCGATTCTCGCAGCTTGCCGACGGCGTCTGCATCAACGGACATACGCATCTCGGCGGCGTTTTTGACCGCAGTACGTCAGGCGAATGGGAATTCGCTAGTTCGGAGTCGCTCGAGGAAAAAGCGATCCCGCTCCAGTCGCCGATGATTCTCAACGTCGGCTCGGTTGGTCAACCGCGAGACGGAGATCCAAGAGCTTTGTACGTCTTAATGGACAAAGGGACGTTCCGTTTTCGCCGCGTCGAATACGACTACGGGCTAACCGCCAGCAAGCTTCGCGACGGCGGAGATGATATGGACGGCGATCGGCTCGCCTGCGGCCGCTGA
- the scpB gene encoding SMC-Scp complex subunit ScpB: MQRLEAILFLAREPLSSRKLAQLANLADGTEARTLIRFLNRLYDAAHRAFRVEQSAGGYQLMTRPKFADWIRRLGNQPVAAGLSSPAMETLAVVAYRQPVLRADVEAIRGVNCGEMLRQLMDRDLVKISGRSEELGRPYLYSTTRAFLRMFGLRNLDDLPRAEDFRRPIGDSNTNETTPCTESTAEGRAE; encoded by the coding sequence ATGCAGCGCTTGGAGGCGATTTTGTTCTTGGCTCGGGAGCCCCTTTCCAGCCGCAAATTGGCCCAACTCGCCAACTTGGCGGATGGAACTGAAGCCCGTACACTGATTCGTTTCCTGAACCGCCTGTATGACGCGGCCCATCGGGCGTTTCGCGTCGAACAGTCGGCCGGGGGTTACCAGTTGATGACGCGACCGAAGTTCGCCGACTGGATTCGCCGATTAGGAAACCAACCGGTTGCGGCGGGACTTAGTTCTCCGGCAATGGAGACGCTAGCGGTCGTCGCTTATCGTCAGCCTGTTTTGCGGGCCGACGTTGAGGCGATTCGCGGGGTCAATTGCGGAGAAATGCTCCGTCAGCTGATGGATCGCGATTTGGTGAAAATCAGCGGACGTAGCGAAGAGTTGGGCCGCCCTTACCTGTACTCCACAACCCGAGCGTTCCTGCGTATGTTTGGGTTACGGAATTTGGATGATTTGCCTCGAGCGGAAGACTTTCGTCGACCGATTGGGGATTCGAATACGAACGAAACCACACCCTGTACTGAATCGACGGCCGAAGGCCGTGCGGAGTGA
- a CDS encoding cysteine desulfurase family protein, with translation MKPAPIYLDNNATTRIDPEVAESLAHAFAQGYVNPSSQHALGRRSRAALEQAKEQILADLGAKTEGFASDEFLLTSGGTESNNLAIFGMVKPQPGKVIVSSIEHPSVSAATDLLRMRGYDVQTIKAQQNGTIDLDYFRALLTPETQLVSVMLANNETGVLQPVAEIAEKCREIGVKTHCDAIQAIGKIPVSFRDLGVDAMTITAHKLHGPRGVGGLILRHGVQLSPQLHGGGQQLAKRPGTEPVELGIAMAKAMRLSLQSAEKYANLAEMRTEMEAELHQIDPSAVIHGAEVGRLPHTISVSFPGIDRQALVMALDLAGVCISTGSACASGSSERSPVLIAMGLENDQIESAVRISLGRDTTRDEVAEGLRRISNCINNLR, from the coding sequence TTGAAACCAGCGCCGATCTATCTCGACAATAACGCGACCACCCGCATTGATCCGGAAGTCGCCGAGTCGCTCGCGCACGCTTTCGCACAAGGCTACGTGAATCCCTCGAGTCAGCATGCGCTCGGACGACGCTCTCGCGCCGCACTCGAGCAGGCGAAAGAGCAAATCCTGGCCGATTTAGGGGCGAAAACTGAAGGTTTCGCCAGTGATGAATTCCTGCTGACCAGCGGCGGGACCGAGTCGAACAACCTGGCGATCTTCGGAATGGTCAAACCGCAACCGGGCAAAGTGATCGTCTCATCGATCGAACATCCAAGCGTCTCGGCCGCGACCGATCTGCTCCGCATGCGCGGCTACGATGTGCAGACGATTAAGGCTCAGCAGAACGGAACGATCGATCTCGATTACTTCCGCGCGTTGCTCACCCCCGAGACGCAACTAGTCAGCGTGATGCTGGCGAACAACGAAACCGGAGTACTGCAACCGGTTGCCGAAATCGCCGAAAAATGCCGAGAAATTGGGGTCAAAACGCACTGCGACGCGATTCAGGCGATCGGAAAAATTCCGGTCTCGTTTCGCGATCTGGGCGTCGACGCGATGACGATCACCGCGCACAAGTTGCATGGCCCGCGCGGCGTCGGCGGCTTGATCTTGCGGCATGGAGTGCAGCTTTCGCCGCAGTTGCACGGGGGAGGGCAGCAGTTGGCCAAACGACCTGGAACCGAACCGGTCGAGCTTGGAATCGCGATGGCCAAAGCGATGCGTTTGTCGCTACAGTCCGCAGAGAAGTATGCGAATCTCGCCGAAATGCGGACCGAGATGGAGGCGGAGCTGCACCAAATCGATCCCTCGGCGGTCATCCATGGCGCCGAAGTTGGACGGCTTCCGCATACGATCAGCGTCTCCTTTCCAGGCATCGATCGACAAGCTTTGGTGATGGCGCTCGACCTGGCTGGGGTCTGCATTTCGACCGGTTCGGCGTGCGCGAGCGGGTCGAGCGAACGGTCTCCGGTACTGATCGCGATGGGGCTGGAAAACGACCAAATTGAGAGCGCGGTGAGGATAAGTTTGGGCCGCGATACGACCCGCGACGAAGTCGCCGAAGGCTTGCGTCGTATCTCTAATTGCATCAATAACTTGCGCTAA
- a CDS encoding DnaA/Hda family protein, with protein MNTDVFAIGLPWAPGAQDGSSPETMPGGAVRRFLGGPENRLVRTAVEALDAPSPPWNPVVFYGPTATGKSHLAAGLLARWKQAHPDSQVVTTTGADFSRVITTAARRGEPVDFMSMWKSVDALLIDNLHELANFPSAQEQLALRLDELVATDRLVLATCVGNPLENYSLSRRLVSRLAAGLLVPVEPPSAMTRQALAIHFALQHQVDMTAPAAKQLAEAFAVNLPELQGLLLELFAREFGTTPQLGKMRRIDSLAARRFISAKLTGRTPTLQSISAAAARYYQVKIADLRGPSRRQSIVAARDAGIYLARKLTQSSFATIGKHFGGRDHTTIMHSIQKLEARRKREAATQSALDELERLIQRQAS; from the coding sequence GTGAATACGGACGTTTTCGCCATCGGTTTACCCTGGGCGCCTGGAGCGCAGGATGGCTCGTCCCCTGAGACGATGCCCGGTGGAGCGGTGCGCCGTTTTCTCGGCGGACCCGAAAATCGTCTCGTTCGCACGGCTGTCGAAGCGCTCGACGCTCCTAGTCCTCCTTGGAATCCGGTCGTTTTCTACGGCCCGACGGCGACCGGCAAAAGCCATTTGGCGGCTGGTCTGCTGGCGCGGTGGAAACAGGCTCACCCCGATTCTCAGGTCGTAACTACAACGGGCGCAGACTTTTCCCGCGTCATCACCACAGCCGCACGTCGTGGAGAACCTGTCGATTTCATGTCGATGTGGAAATCGGTCGACGCACTGCTGATTGACAATCTACACGAACTGGCGAATTTCCCCTCGGCGCAAGAACAGCTGGCCCTGCGGCTCGACGAATTGGTCGCGACCGATCGATTAGTGCTGGCGACCTGCGTAGGGAATCCGCTGGAAAATTACTCGCTGTCGCGGCGCCTGGTCAGTCGCCTCGCCGCAGGATTGCTGGTTCCGGTCGAACCTCCCAGCGCGATGACGCGACAAGCGCTCGCGATTCATTTCGCGCTGCAGCATCAAGTCGACATGACCGCTCCGGCGGCGAAGCAGTTGGCCGAAGCGTTCGCGGTGAATTTGCCGGAACTACAGGGGCTGCTGCTCGAACTGTTTGCCCGCGAGTTTGGCACGACGCCGCAGCTCGGCAAAATGCGGCGAATCGATTCGCTGGCGGCTCGCCGCTTCATCTCGGCGAAGCTAACCGGGCGAACTCCGACGTTGCAGTCGATTTCGGCGGCGGCGGCTCGCTATTACCAAGTCAAAATCGCCGATTTACGCGGACCATCGCGGCGGCAATCGATCGTTGCGGCTCGTGACGCCGGGATTTACCTGGCGCGAAAGCTGACGCAATCGAGCTTCGCCACGATCGGCAAGCATTTCGGCGGGCGCGATCATACGACGATCATGCACTCAATTCAGAAGTTAGAAGCGCGGCGCAAGCGGGAAGCGGCGACGCAATCGGCGCTGGATGAACTGGAACGGCTCATCCAACGGCAAGCGTCATGA